One genomic region from Salvia hispanica cultivar TCC Black 2014 chromosome 2, UniMelb_Shisp_WGS_1.0, whole genome shotgun sequence encodes:
- the LOC125204544 gene encoding BTB/POZ domain-containing protein At3g19850 isoform X1: protein MSEMWHLQIHINGQHTFFLSETILSKYSGKLRKIVKQEKKTTQIRSSGIDIAEFPGGAAGFELVSRFCYNNGTLSINVSNVGLLHCCAVFLGMTEKQSPFNLLAQTDQFLEEIFHWSWNDVVSSLKSCDPFLDYAHSCGLVDKLMSSLLAKIAQNSHLNLLSVSSSSSSSSPDTARSSASPSSRKPYAWWFQDMATLSPKIIHSFLKALGLYGAENTNLVITRFLLQYLKTNGGGAIRPVPAEYGGLADTAVHGVVVIGRSAFSCRGLFWVLKLVSGLGISRERRAALERLIGGMLDQAKLDDLLVSGGGGGGGVYDVNLVVRLIRLFVYHYDDMSMERMVKLGFLIDMYLGEIGPDPALKLAKFLAVAESLPDCARDSFDHVYRAIDIYLQDVQASISEAHPSLSLEERSRLCRCLNYEKLSLEACKDLAKNPRIPPRIAIQALSCQRCNVPSENTAFVVEDHNFGRKDNQLVVYKNDETETECSSEDKEEMKTNLERMQWRVVELEKVCREMKGQMARMVKLAPQHNRPLPRLC from the exons ATGTCAGAAATGTGGCATCTCCAAATTCACATCAATGGCCAACACACATTCTTCCTCTCCGAG ACGATTCTATCCAAATATTCCGGCAAGCTGAGGAAGATCGTCAAGcaagagaaaaaaacaacTCAGATCAGGAGCTCCGGCATCGACATCGCCGAATTCCCCGGCGGCGCTGCCGGATTCGAACTCGTCTCCAGATTCTGCTACAACAACGGCACCCTATCCATCAACGTCTCCAACGTAGGCCTCCTGCATTGCTGCGCAGTCTTCCTAGGCATGACGGAGAAGCAATCGCCATTCAATCTCTTAGCTCAAACCGACCAATTCCTTGAGGAAATCTTCCACTGGTCATGGAACGACGTCGTCTCCAGCCTCAAGAGCTGCGATCCTTTCCTCGACTACGCCCACTCCTGCGGCCTTGTCGACAAGCTCATGTCATCTCTTCTTGCAAAGATCGCTCAGAATTCACACCTCAATCTCCTCTCGGTCTcatcctcctcttcctcgTCCTCCCCCGACACCGCTCGGAGCTCTGCTTCTCCGTCGTCGCGGAAACCTTATGCGTGGTGGTTCCAGGATATGGCAACCTTGAGCCCTAAAATCATACATtcttttctcaaagcattaGGCTTGTACGGAGCCGAAAACACCAATTTAGTCATCACCAGATTCCTACTGCAATATCTGAAAACCAACGGCGGCGGCGCAATCAGGCCGGTTCCGGCGGAGTACGGGGGGCTGGCCGACACGGCGGTGCACGGGGTGGTGGTGATAGGGAGGAGTGCGTTCTCCTGCAGGGGGCTTTTTTGGGTGCTGAAGCTGGTGTCGGGGCTCGGGATCAGCCGGGAGAGGAGGGCGGCGCTGGAGCGGCTGATCGGAGGGATGCTCGATCAGGCGAAGCTGGATGACCTTCTGGTGtccggcggcggaggaggaggaggggtGTATGATGTGAATTTGGTGGTGAGGCTGATCAGACTGTTTGTGTATCACTATGATGACATGTCGATGGAGAGGATGGTGAAACTAGGGTTTCTGATTGATATGTATTTGGGGGAGATTGGGCCTGATCCTGCCCTCAAATTGGCTAAGTTTCTTGCTGTTGCTGAGAGCCTGCCTGACTGTGCAAGGGATTcttttgatcatgtttatagAGCAATTGATATCTATCTTCAG GATGTACAAGCATCAATTAGTGAG GCTCATCCCTCTCTTTCCTTAGAGGAGAGATCAAGGCTGTGCAGATGTCTAAACTACGAGAAGCTAAGCCTCGAAGCCTGCAAGGACTTGGCCAAGAACCCTCGTATACCTCCAAGAATAGCGATCCAAGCACTATCTTGTCAACGTTGCAACGTTCCAAGTGAGAACACTGCGTTTGTGGTCGAAGATCACAATTTTGGCAGAAAAGATAATCAGCTGGTGGTGTACAAAAACGACGAGACTGAGACAGAGTGCTCGAGCGAAGACAAGGAGGAGATGAAGACGAATCTGGAGAGGATGCAGTGGCGAGTGGTGGAGCTGGAGAAAGTGTGCAGAGAGATGAAGGGTCAGATGGCAAGAATGGTGAAGCTTGCTCCTCAACATAATAGACCACTTCCCAGATTGTGCTAA
- the LOC125204089 gene encoding uracil-DNA glycosylase, mitochondrial isoform X2, with translation MAAPAKTLIDFFQQPAAKRLKGASSPPLSPFSSLKDDGTAASSISPEQKRRMEYNKSLALSKRNLKLCSGVGYVKLEELLVEETWSEVLSGELQKPYARKLCEFVEAEIFHGSTPIYPPQHLIFNALNTTPFDSVKAVIIGQDPYHGPGQAMGLSFSVPEGIKVPSSLQNIYKELQKDMGCTIPSNGNLEKWAVQGVLLLNAVLTVRQHQANSHAKKGWEQFTDAIIGAISQKRSGVVFLLWGNYAQAKSRLIDESKHYILKSAHPSGLSANRGFFGCRHFSRTNQLLEKLGVSPIDWQL, from the exons ATGGCGGCCCCTGCCAAAACCCTAATCGACTTCTTCCAGCAACCGGCGGCGAAACGCCTCAAGGGAGCCTCTTCCCCTCCACTCAGCCCATTTTCCTCGCTCAAG GACGACGGCACCGCCGCTTCCTCCATTTCGCCGGAGCAGAAGCGCAGAATGGAATACAACAAATCCCTCGCATTGTCGAAGCGGAACCTAAAACTATGCTCTG GGGTGGGGTATGTAAAACTGGAGGAGCTATTAGTGGAGGAGACCTGGTCAGAAGTGCTATCCGGGGAGCTGCAAAAGCCTTATGCAAGAAAGTTGTGTGAGTTTGTCGAGGCTGAAATATTCCATGGCAGCACACCAATTTACCCTCCCCAGCATCTGATTTTTAATGCTCTTAACACCACTCCATTTGACTCAGTAAAGGCCGTTATTATTGGACAG GACCCATACCATGGACCAGGCCAAGCAATGGGCCTCTCTTTCTCTGTGCCAGAAGGCATCAAAGTGCCTTCAAGTCTACaaaacatatataaagagctccAGAAAGATATGGGATGCACAATTCCATCTAATGGGAATCTTGAAAAATGGGCTGTACAG GGTGTCCTGCTATTAAATGCTGTTCTAACAG TTAGACAGCATCAGGCCAACTCTCATGCCAAAAAAGGGTGGGAGCAGTTTACTGATGCTATAATTGGAGCAATTTCACAGAAAAGGAGTGGAGTTGTTTTTCTCCTCTGGGGAAACTATGCCCAGGCGAAATCCCG GTTGATAGATGAATCAAAGCACTATATTCTCAAATCAGCACATCCTTCAGGTTTATCCGCAAACAGGGGCTTTTTTGGATGCAG GCATTTTTCTCGGACAAACCAGCTCTTGGAGAAATTGGGAGTATCTCCAATAGATTGGCAGTTGTAG
- the LOC125204545 gene encoding uncharacterized protein LOC125204545 isoform X2 → MKPNHSPTFYSQPLEDVDASPPCLTDIFRCMGRAARAALCAISRHLQLRSDVFSHLLDDSPLPAGELSSSILVATFSQVSSQQGKIASVGGKHASNWEVEKGLLMLISSDAPGLQVCDSNGRWYQADSSLSPGDLLLLTGKALSHATAGHRPAASYRVISDSSLIPHCGGRTSLAFRLLPQSNAILDCTPIAAAGHVIPQSYVPISVSQFMDDLSAEEDILCNHADYVPADNLNREPSLRSVLSDPISGSYLEDATLVSCGHSFGGLMLRKVIETSRCTLCNVEIDSGSLIPNHALRAAAVAVKQEDERRLFHNAALRKRRKEANEHRENGDISPENGSHRGVQYPFSVNEKVIIKGNRRTPDKFVGKEAVITSQCLNGWYLLKINETGENVRLQYRSLRKMTGSNDSQDRCVSEPVQTSS, encoded by the exons ATGAAACCAAATCATTCTCCCACTTTTTATAGCCA GCCTTTGGAAGATGTAGATGCATCCCCTCCATGCTTGACTGACATCTTCAGATGCATGGGTAGGGCAGCTCGTGCTGCTTTATGTGCTATATCTAGGCATCTTCAGCTGCGAAGCGA TGTCTTCAGTCACTTGCTTGATGATAGCCCATTGCCTGCTGGCGAGCTGTCTTCATCAATTCTTGTTGCCACATTTTCCCAGGTATCATCGCAACAAGGGAAAATTGCATCTGTGGGAGGAAAGCATGCTTCAAATTGGGAAGTGGAGAAGGGTTTGTTAATGCTGATATCCTCAGATGCTCCTGGTCTTCAG GTTTGTGACTCCAATGGGCGTTGGTACCAAGCAGATAGTAGCTTGTCTCCTGGGGATCTTTTACTGCTTACAGGAAAGGCTCTCAGCCATGCCACTGCAGGACACCGGCCTGCTGCTTCCTATAGGGTCATCTCTGATAGCTCTCTGATCCCACATTGTGGTGGAAG GACATCACTGGCATTTAGGCTACTGCCACAAAGCAATGCAATTCTGGATTGTACACCAATTGCAGCAGCTGGGCATGTGATTCCTCAAAGCTATGTGCCAATATCTGTAAGCCAGTTCATGGATGATCTCTCTGCCGAGGAAGACATATTGTGTAACCATGCTGATTAT GTACCTGCAGATAATTTGAATAGGGAGCCGTCACTAAGAAGTGTGCTGTCAGATCCCATATC TGGCTCATACCTTGAGGATGCTACGCTAGTTTCTTGTGGACATTCATTTGGTGGTCTTATGCTGAGGAAAGTGATAGAAACT TCTAGATGCACACTCTGCAATGTAGAAATCGATTCTGGGTCATTGATCCCTAATCATG CTTTGAGAGCTGCAGCTGTAGCAGTCAAGCAAGAGGATGAACGCAGACTATTCCATAATGCAGCTCTGCGGAAACGTAGGAAAGAAGCAAATGAGCACAGG GAAAATGGTGATATTTCTCCAGAAAATGGATCGCATAGAGGTGTACAATATCCTTTCTCAGTTAATGAAAAGGTTATTATCAAG GGCAACAGACGGACACCTGATAAGTTTGTTGGCAAGGAAGCAGTGATAACTTCACAATGTCTTAATGGCTG GTATTTGCTTAAGATTAATGAGACTGGAGAAAATGTCCGCCTACAGTACCGGTCCTTGAGAAAAATGACAGGTTCCAACGATTCACAGGACAGGTGTGTATCTGAACCAGTTCAGACCAGCAGCTGA
- the LOC125204089 gene encoding uracil-DNA glycosylase, mitochondrial isoform X3, with protein MAAPAKTLIDFFQQPAAKRLKGASSPPLSPFSSLKDDGTAASSISACSSPPLSPFSSLKDDGTAASSISPEQKRRMEYNKSLALSKRNLKLCSGKLSKAVATGVGYVKLEELLVEETWSEVLSGELQKPYARKLCEFVEAEIFHGSTPIYPPQHLIFNALNTTPFDSVKAVIIGQDPYHGPGQAMGLSFSVPEGIKVPSSLQNIYKELQKDMGCTIPSNGNLEKWAVQGVLLLNAVLTVRQHQANSHAKKGWEQFTDAIIGAISQKRSGVVFLLWGNYAQAKSRLIDESKHYILKSAHPSGLSANRGFFGCRHFSRTNQLLEKLGVSPIDWQL; from the exons ATGGCGGCCCCTGCCAAAACCCTAATCGACTTCTTCCAGCAACCGGCGGCGAAACGCCTCAAGGGAGCCTCTTCCCCTCCACTCAGCCCATTTTCCTCGCTCAAGGACGACGGCACCGCCGCTTCCTCCATTTC TGCATGTTCTTCCCCTCCACTCAGCCCATTTTCCTCGCTCAAGGACGACGGCACCGCCGCTTCCTCCATTTCGCCGGAGCAGAAGCGCAGAATGGAATACAACAAATCCCTCGCATTGTCGAAGCGGAACCTAAAACTATGCTCTGGTAAACTCTCCAAGGCTGTTGCAACAG GGGTGGGGTATGTAAAACTGGAGGAGCTATTAGTGGAGGAGACCTGGTCAGAAGTGCTATCCGGGGAGCTGCAAAAGCCTTATGCAAGAAAGTTGTGTGAGTTTGTCGAGGCTGAAATATTCCATGGCAGCACACCAATTTACCCTCCCCAGCATCTGATTTTTAATGCTCTTAACACCACTCCATTTGACTCAGTAAAGGCCGTTATTATTGGACAG GACCCATACCATGGACCAGGCCAAGCAATGGGCCTCTCTTTCTCTGTGCCAGAAGGCATCAAAGTGCCTTCAAGTCTACaaaacatatataaagagctccAGAAAGATATGGGATGCACAATTCCATCTAATGGGAATCTTGAAAAATGGGCTGTACAG GGTGTCCTGCTATTAAATGCTGTTCTAACAG TTAGACAGCATCAGGCCAACTCTCATGCCAAAAAAGGGTGGGAGCAGTTTACTGATGCTATAATTGGAGCAATTTCACAGAAAAGGAGTGGAGTTGTTTTTCTCCTCTGGGGAAACTATGCCCAGGCGAAATCCCG GTTGATAGATGAATCAAAGCACTATATTCTCAAATCAGCACATCCTTCAGGTTTATCCGCAAACAGGGGCTTTTTTGGATGCAG GCATTTTTCTCGGACAAACCAGCTCTTGGAGAAATTGGGAGTATCTCCAATAGATTGGCAGTTGTAG
- the LOC125204089 gene encoding uracil-DNA glycosylase, mitochondrial isoform X1: MAAPAKTLIDFFQQPAAKRLKGASSPPLSPFSSLKDDGTAASSISPEQKRRMEYNKSLALSKRNLKLCSGKLSKAVATGVGYVKLEELLVEETWSEVLSGELQKPYARKLCEFVEAEIFHGSTPIYPPQHLIFNALNTTPFDSVKAVIIGQDPYHGPGQAMGLSFSVPEGIKVPSSLQNIYKELQKDMGCTIPSNGNLEKWAVQGVLLLNAVLTVRQHQANSHAKKGWEQFTDAIIGAISQKRSGVVFLLWGNYAQAKSRLIDESKHYILKSAHPSGLSANRGFFGCRHFSRTNQLLEKLGVSPIDWQL; encoded by the exons ATGGCGGCCCCTGCCAAAACCCTAATCGACTTCTTCCAGCAACCGGCGGCGAAACGCCTCAAGGGAGCCTCTTCCCCTCCACTCAGCCCATTTTCCTCGCTCAAG GACGACGGCACCGCCGCTTCCTCCATTTCGCCGGAGCAGAAGCGCAGAATGGAATACAACAAATCCCTCGCATTGTCGAAGCGGAACCTAAAACTATGCTCTGGTAAACTCTCCAAGGCTGTTGCAACAG GGGTGGGGTATGTAAAACTGGAGGAGCTATTAGTGGAGGAGACCTGGTCAGAAGTGCTATCCGGGGAGCTGCAAAAGCCTTATGCAAGAAAGTTGTGTGAGTTTGTCGAGGCTGAAATATTCCATGGCAGCACACCAATTTACCCTCCCCAGCATCTGATTTTTAATGCTCTTAACACCACTCCATTTGACTCAGTAAAGGCCGTTATTATTGGACAG GACCCATACCATGGACCAGGCCAAGCAATGGGCCTCTCTTTCTCTGTGCCAGAAGGCATCAAAGTGCCTTCAAGTCTACaaaacatatataaagagctccAGAAAGATATGGGATGCACAATTCCATCTAATGGGAATCTTGAAAAATGGGCTGTACAG GGTGTCCTGCTATTAAATGCTGTTCTAACAG TTAGACAGCATCAGGCCAACTCTCATGCCAAAAAAGGGTGGGAGCAGTTTACTGATGCTATAATTGGAGCAATTTCACAGAAAAGGAGTGGAGTTGTTTTTCTCCTCTGGGGAAACTATGCCCAGGCGAAATCCCG GTTGATAGATGAATCAAAGCACTATATTCTCAAATCAGCACATCCTTCAGGTTTATCCGCAAACAGGGGCTTTTTTGGATGCAG GCATTTTTCTCGGACAAACCAGCTCTTGGAGAAATTGGGAGTATCTCCAATAGATTGGCAGTTGTAG
- the LOC125204545 gene encoding uncharacterized protein LOC125204545 isoform X1: protein MVAMMIPQHQNHGNPPAAVGGIRSPQNHALPSPSRVRLADILPYDGAPMPPYLRAVDALSTSLTRHNAAIIELASDDAALLRCALDSARLYFRTRKGGRGVYTYRAGRPLEDVDASPPCLTDIFRCMGRAARAALCAISRHLQLRSDVFSHLLDDSPLPAGELSSSILVATFSQVSSQQGKIASVGGKHASNWEVEKGLLMLISSDAPGLQVCDSNGRWYQADSSLSPGDLLLLTGKALSHATAGHRPAASYRVISDSSLIPHCGGRTSLAFRLLPQSNAILDCTPIAAAGHVIPQSYVPISVSQFMDDLSAEEDILCNHADYVPADNLNREPSLRSVLSDPISGSYLEDATLVSCGHSFGGLMLRKVIETSRCTLCNVEIDSGSLIPNHALRAAAVAVKQEDERRLFHNAALRKRRKEANEHRENGDISPENGSHRGVQYPFSVNEKVIIKGNRRTPDKFVGKEAVITSQCLNGWYLLKINETGENVRLQYRSLRKMTGSNDSQDRCVSEPVQTSS, encoded by the exons ATGGTGGCGATGATGATCCCACAGCATCAGAATCACGGCAATCCACCCGCCGCCGTTGGTGGTATTAGATCCCCACAGAACCACGCCCTCCCTTCGCCTTCCAGAGTTCGCCTCGCTGACATCCTGCCCTACGATGGAGCTCCCATGCCTCCCTACTTAAGGGCCGTCGATGCCTTGTCCACCTCCCTCACGCGCCACAACGCTGCCATCATTGAGCTCGCCTCCGACGATGCTGCCTTGCTCCGCTGCGCCCTCGACTCCGCCCGCCTCTACTTCCGCACCAGGAAGGGCGGCCGAGGAGTTTATACCTACAGGGCTGGAAG GCCTTTGGAAGATGTAGATGCATCCCCTCCATGCTTGACTGACATCTTCAGATGCATGGGTAGGGCAGCTCGTGCTGCTTTATGTGCTATATCTAGGCATCTTCAGCTGCGAAGCGA TGTCTTCAGTCACTTGCTTGATGATAGCCCATTGCCTGCTGGCGAGCTGTCTTCATCAATTCTTGTTGCCACATTTTCCCAGGTATCATCGCAACAAGGGAAAATTGCATCTGTGGGAGGAAAGCATGCTTCAAATTGGGAAGTGGAGAAGGGTTTGTTAATGCTGATATCCTCAGATGCTCCTGGTCTTCAG GTTTGTGACTCCAATGGGCGTTGGTACCAAGCAGATAGTAGCTTGTCTCCTGGGGATCTTTTACTGCTTACAGGAAAGGCTCTCAGCCATGCCACTGCAGGACACCGGCCTGCTGCTTCCTATAGGGTCATCTCTGATAGCTCTCTGATCCCACATTGTGGTGGAAG GACATCACTGGCATTTAGGCTACTGCCACAAAGCAATGCAATTCTGGATTGTACACCAATTGCAGCAGCTGGGCATGTGATTCCTCAAAGCTATGTGCCAATATCTGTAAGCCAGTTCATGGATGATCTCTCTGCCGAGGAAGACATATTGTGTAACCATGCTGATTAT GTACCTGCAGATAATTTGAATAGGGAGCCGTCACTAAGAAGTGTGCTGTCAGATCCCATATC TGGCTCATACCTTGAGGATGCTACGCTAGTTTCTTGTGGACATTCATTTGGTGGTCTTATGCTGAGGAAAGTGATAGAAACT TCTAGATGCACACTCTGCAATGTAGAAATCGATTCTGGGTCATTGATCCCTAATCATG CTTTGAGAGCTGCAGCTGTAGCAGTCAAGCAAGAGGATGAACGCAGACTATTCCATAATGCAGCTCTGCGGAAACGTAGGAAAGAAGCAAATGAGCACAGG GAAAATGGTGATATTTCTCCAGAAAATGGATCGCATAGAGGTGTACAATATCCTTTCTCAGTTAATGAAAAGGTTATTATCAAG GGCAACAGACGGACACCTGATAAGTTTGTTGGCAAGGAAGCAGTGATAACTTCACAATGTCTTAATGGCTG GTATTTGCTTAAGATTAATGAGACTGGAGAAAATGTCCGCCTACAGTACCGGTCCTTGAGAAAAATGACAGGTTCCAACGATTCACAGGACAGGTGTGTATCTGAACCAGTTCAGACCAGCAGCTGA
- the LOC125204544 gene encoding BTB/POZ domain-containing protein At3g19850 isoform X2, producing the protein MSEMWHLQIHINGQHTFFLSETILSKYSGKLRKIVKQEKKTTQIRSSGIDIAEFPGGAAGFELVSRFCYNNGTLSINVSNVGLLHCCAVFLGMTEKQSPFNLLAQTDQFLEEIFHWSWNDVVSSLKSCDPFLDYAHSCGLVDKLMSSLLAKIAQNSHLNLLSVSSSSSSSSPDTARSSASPSSRKPYAWWFQDMATLSPKIIHSFLKALGLYGAENTNLVITRFLLQYLKTNGGGAIRPVPAEYGGLADTAVHGVVVIGRSAFSCRGLFWVLKLVSGLGISRERRAALERLIGGMLDQAKLDDLLVSGGGGGGGVYDVNLVVRLIRLFVYHYDDMSMERMVKLGFLIDMYLGEIGPDPALKLAKFLAVAESLPDCARDSFDHVYRAIDIYLQAHPSLSLEERSRLCRCLNYEKLSLEACKDLAKNPRIPPRIAIQALSCQRCNVPSENTAFVVEDHNFGRKDNQLVVYKNDETETECSSEDKEEMKTNLERMQWRVVELEKVCREMKGQMARMVKLAPQHNRPLPRLC; encoded by the exons ATGTCAGAAATGTGGCATCTCCAAATTCACATCAATGGCCAACACACATTCTTCCTCTCCGAG ACGATTCTATCCAAATATTCCGGCAAGCTGAGGAAGATCGTCAAGcaagagaaaaaaacaacTCAGATCAGGAGCTCCGGCATCGACATCGCCGAATTCCCCGGCGGCGCTGCCGGATTCGAACTCGTCTCCAGATTCTGCTACAACAACGGCACCCTATCCATCAACGTCTCCAACGTAGGCCTCCTGCATTGCTGCGCAGTCTTCCTAGGCATGACGGAGAAGCAATCGCCATTCAATCTCTTAGCTCAAACCGACCAATTCCTTGAGGAAATCTTCCACTGGTCATGGAACGACGTCGTCTCCAGCCTCAAGAGCTGCGATCCTTTCCTCGACTACGCCCACTCCTGCGGCCTTGTCGACAAGCTCATGTCATCTCTTCTTGCAAAGATCGCTCAGAATTCACACCTCAATCTCCTCTCGGTCTcatcctcctcttcctcgTCCTCCCCCGACACCGCTCGGAGCTCTGCTTCTCCGTCGTCGCGGAAACCTTATGCGTGGTGGTTCCAGGATATGGCAACCTTGAGCCCTAAAATCATACATtcttttctcaaagcattaGGCTTGTACGGAGCCGAAAACACCAATTTAGTCATCACCAGATTCCTACTGCAATATCTGAAAACCAACGGCGGCGGCGCAATCAGGCCGGTTCCGGCGGAGTACGGGGGGCTGGCCGACACGGCGGTGCACGGGGTGGTGGTGATAGGGAGGAGTGCGTTCTCCTGCAGGGGGCTTTTTTGGGTGCTGAAGCTGGTGTCGGGGCTCGGGATCAGCCGGGAGAGGAGGGCGGCGCTGGAGCGGCTGATCGGAGGGATGCTCGATCAGGCGAAGCTGGATGACCTTCTGGTGtccggcggcggaggaggaggaggggtGTATGATGTGAATTTGGTGGTGAGGCTGATCAGACTGTTTGTGTATCACTATGATGACATGTCGATGGAGAGGATGGTGAAACTAGGGTTTCTGATTGATATGTATTTGGGGGAGATTGGGCCTGATCCTGCCCTCAAATTGGCTAAGTTTCTTGCTGTTGCTGAGAGCCTGCCTGACTGTGCAAGGGATTcttttgatcatgtttatagAGCAATTGATATCTATCTTCAG GCTCATCCCTCTCTTTCCTTAGAGGAGAGATCAAGGCTGTGCAGATGTCTAAACTACGAGAAGCTAAGCCTCGAAGCCTGCAAGGACTTGGCCAAGAACCCTCGTATACCTCCAAGAATAGCGATCCAAGCACTATCTTGTCAACGTTGCAACGTTCCAAGTGAGAACACTGCGTTTGTGGTCGAAGATCACAATTTTGGCAGAAAAGATAATCAGCTGGTGGTGTACAAAAACGACGAGACTGAGACAGAGTGCTCGAGCGAAGACAAGGAGGAGATGAAGACGAATCTGGAGAGGATGCAGTGGCGAGTGGTGGAGCTGGAGAAAGTGTGCAGAGAGATGAAGGGTCAGATGGCAAGAATGGTGAAGCTTGCTCCTCAACATAATAGACCACTTCCCAGATTGTGCTAA